One Phycisphaerae bacterium DNA window includes the following coding sequences:
- a CDS encoding polyprenyl synthetase family protein has protein sequence MLDGPPVLLRAMRYSLEAGGKRFRPALVLLASRACGGRDERAMPPAVAMEMVHTFSLIHDDLPAMDDDDLRRGKPTNHKMFGEAMAILAGDALVIFAFELLVRSVSDGVTAARMVGELAQASGAAGMTGGQALDIEFDSQAGEVATAERIHLLKTAALIRCSARLGGLAAGADPATVDGLGDYGRDLGLAFQIADDLLDLDGCEQDLGKRTGKDEAAGKPNYALLVGAEQARRRASALVDQAVERLRPLGPAAEPLALLARFVIDRSH, from the coding sequence ATGCTGGACGGCCCGCCGGTTCTGCTTCGCGCGATGCGCTACAGCCTCGAGGCTGGCGGCAAGCGGTTCCGCCCGGCTTTGGTGCTGCTGGCGAGCCGGGCGTGCGGCGGGCGCGACGAGCGGGCGATGCCGCCGGCGGTGGCGATGGAGATGGTCCACACCTTCTCGCTGATCCACGACGACCTTCCGGCGATGGACGACGACGACCTTCGCCGCGGCAAACCCACCAACCACAAGATGTTCGGCGAGGCGATGGCCATTCTGGCCGGCGATGCCCTGGTGATCTTCGCGTTCGAGCTGCTGGTCCGCAGCGTGAGCGACGGCGTGACGGCGGCCCGCATGGTGGGCGAACTGGCCCAGGCCTCCGGGGCGGCGGGCATGACCGGCGGTCAGGCCCTGGATATCGAGTTTGACAGCCAAGCGGGCGAGGTGGCGACGGCGGAGCGGATTCACCTGCTCAAGACGGCGGCTTTAATCCGCTGCTCCGCCCGGCTGGGCGGGTTGGCGGCGGGCGCCGATCCGGCGACGGTCGATGGGCTTGGCGACTACGGCCGCGATCTGGGCCTGGCGTTCCAGATCGCCGACGACCTGCTGGACCTGGACGGCTGCGAGCAGGACCTCGGCAAGCGGACGGGCAAGGACGAGGCGGCGGGCAAGCCCAACTACGCATTGCTGGTCGGCGCGGAGCAGGCCAGGCGCCGCGCCTCGGCGCTGGTCGACCAGGCGGTCGAGCGCCTCCGGCCGCTGGGCCCGGCGGCTGAGCCGCTGGCGCTTCTGGCCCGATTCGTCATCGACCGTTCACACTAG